A genomic region of Dunckerocampus dactyliophorus isolate RoL2022-P2 chromosome 10, RoL_Ddac_1.1, whole genome shotgun sequence contains the following coding sequences:
- the LOC129189054 gene encoding uncharacterized protein LOC129189054, whose translation MRMILLLVQLATCCAVGSAINCYQCKLEVDYFSSWDWTPCSSNLNPCPAGDQCSVTQEKDQSSGKVSYKMECKADCKGDANTKCCNTDGCNKWLDVADAPAWKKLEVIKAGCSISQKDLKGCVEAISSSKTLKCYQCDLGADYFSSWDWTTKCKLTPCNAGEQCFITKDQNQVSYKMGCKAPCTDGADTKCCNSDGCNNWLDVADDGANHRTTVSTECAKTLTKCLDAIKTKTIKCYQCELGADYFTSWDWTTKCSSTLNPCPAGDQCSVTKEQNKVSYKMECKSPCTDGDDTKCCDSNGCNNWLDVADADALKKLEAIKAACSPSNKDLKGCLKAIDPTISGGGGLAGGLGLPLVLAISVIVLVVLG comes from the exons GCTCAGCTATCAACTGCTATCAATGTAAACTTGAAGTAGACTACTTCAGCAGCTGGGACTGGACTCCATGTTCCTCCAACCTCAACCCATGTCCAGCAGGAGATCAGTGCTCCGTCACCCAAGAGAAAGATCAGA GTTCAGGCAAGGTCTCCTATAAGATGGAATGCAAGGCTGATTGTAAAGGTGATGCTAACACTAAGTGCTGTAACACTGATGGATGCAACAAGTGGCTGGATGTGGCTGATGCACCAGCATGGAAGAAGCTGGAGGTCATCAAGGCAGGTTGCAGCATCAGCCAGAAGGACCTGAAAGGCTGCGTGGAAGCCATCTCCTCCAGCAAGA CTCTCAAGTGCTATCAATGTGACCTTGGAGCAGACTACTTCAGCAGCTGGGACTGGACTACTAAATGTAAACTCACCCCATGTAATGCAGGAGAGCAGTGCTTCATCACCAAAGATCAGA ACCAGGTCTCCTATAAGATGGGATGCAAGGCTCCTTGTACAGATGGTGCTGACACTAAGTGCTGTAACTCTGATGGATGCAACAACTGGCTGGACGTGGCTGATGATGGTGCAAACCATCGTACTACTGTCAGCACAGAATGTGCCAAGACTCTCACAAAGTGCCTGGATGCCATCAAGACCAAGA CTATCAAGTGCTATCAATGTGAACTTGGAGCAGACTACTTCACCAGCTGGGACTGGACTACTAAATGTTCCTCCACCCTCAACCCATGTCCAGCAGGAGATCAGTGCTCCGTCACTAAAGAGCAGA ACAAGGTCTCCTATAAGATGGAATGCAAGTCTCCTTGTACAGATGGTGATGACACTAAGTGCTGTGACTCTAATGGATGCAACAACTGGCTGGACGTGGCTGATGCTGATGCATTAAAGAAGCTGGAGGCCATCAAGGCAGCTTGCAGCCCCTCCAACAAGGACCTGAAAGGCTGCCTGAAAGCCATCGACCCAACCATcagtggtgggggggggctggCTGGTGGTTTGGGCCTGCCTTTGGTCTTGGCCATCAGCGTGATTGTGTTGGTGGTACTGGGCTAA